One genomic window of Nicotiana sylvestris chromosome 10, ASM39365v2, whole genome shotgun sequence includes the following:
- the LOC138879518 gene encoding uncharacterized protein: protein MNLVIEILTGTLFHIQVGKDITVADLKREIGNQENLPENRLILMLHAGGDFFMLNDDELPLAEHGVKDGSHFYLFFKLPHNNGENQDGDGDNINMNPKTPTSQGDSVPTTNK from the coding sequence atgaatttggtGATAGAAATATTAACAGGAACATTGTTTCACATTCAAGTAGGCAAAGATATCACAGTGGcagatttgaaaagagaaatagggAATCAAGAAAATCTTCCTGAGAATCGTCTCATCCTAATGCTGCATGCAGGTGGTGATTTTTTCATGTTGAATGATGATGAACTCCCCCTTGCAGAACATGGGGTCAAAGATGGATCtcatttttatctcttttttaaGCTTCCCCATAACAATGGTGAAAATCAAGATGGTGATGGTGATAATATCAATATGAATCCTAAAACTCCGACTTCTCAAGGCGATTCTGTTCCTACTACAAATAAATAG
- the LOC104213774 gene encoding arabinosyltransferase RRA3-like: MLRSYIRKLSEENAELQKQLRELNEKLQIAEEGKCRVHEQLVVLTEPKKAGPFGKVKSMRANPPVLPDESVNPRLAKILAEVAVENEVIVVLANSNVKSMLEVWFTSIKRVGIPNYLVVALDDVIVDFCKENAVSVYKRDPDERVDFIGKTGSNQAVSGLKFRILREFLQLGYSVLLSDVDIVYLQNPFDYLYRDSDVEAMSDGHNNITAYGYNDIFDEPDMGWGRYAHTTRIWAYNSGFFYIRPTIPAIELLDRVTDRLTGEPNSWDQAVFNEELAFPSHPGYIGLYASRRTMDLYLFMNSKVLFKTVGKDSKLKKLKPVVVHINYHPDKLDRMKAVVEYYVNGKHDALDVFPDGSDF; encoded by the coding sequence ATGTTGAGATCATACATTAGGAAGTTATCGGAGGAAAATGCAGAGTTGCAGAAGCAGCTAAGAGAGCTAAATGAAAAACTTCAGATTGCCGAGGAGGGAAAATGTCGTGTGCATGAGCAGCTTGTCGTGTTAACTGAACCTAAAAAAGCTGGACCATTTGGCAAAGTCAAGAGTATGAGAGCTAACCCGCCTGTCCTTCCTGACGAATCTGTGAACCCGAGACTAGCTAAGATATTGGCAGAGGTTGCAGTTGAGAATGAGGTCATAGTTGTACTTGCCAATTCAAATGTGAAATCGATGCTGGAAGTTTGGTTCACCAGTATAAAAAGGGTGGGTATTCCCAATTATCTGGTCGTCGCACtggatgatgtgattgtggaTTTCTGCAAGGAAAATGCGGTCTCCGTTTACAAAAGAGATCCTGATGAGAGAGTTGATTTTATTGGCAAAACTGGAAGTAACCAAGCCGTGTCAGGACTAAAGTTCCGTATTCTGAGAGAGTTCTTGCAGCTTGGTTACAGTGTCCTGCTTTCTGATGTTGACATTGTGTATCTGCAAAATCCATTTGATTATCTATACCGGGATTCAGACGTGGAGGCCATGTCAGATGGGCACAATAACATAACAGCTTATGGTTACAACGACATTTTTGATGAACCTGACATGGGTTGGGGTCGATACGCTCATACAACGAGGATATGGGCTTATAATTCTGGTTTCTTTTATATCCGTCCAACGATTCCTGCAATAGAGCTCTTGGATCGCGTTACTGATAGGCTTACTGGGGAGCCAAATTCTTGGGACCAGGCTGTTTTCAATGAAGAGTTAGCCTTTCCATCACATCCTGGATACATTGGACTTTATGCTTCCAGGAGAACAATGGATTTGTATCTGTTCATGAATAGCAAGGTCCTATTCAAAACTGTAGGAAAGGATTCGAAACTGAAGAAGTTGAAGCCAGTTGTGGTTCATATAAACTATCATCCGGATAAGCTTGACAGAATGAAAGCAGTTGTTGAGTACTATGTTAATGGCAAACATGATGCTCTGGATGTATTTCCGGATGGTTCTGATTTCTGA
- the LOC104213773 gene encoding probable protein phosphatase 2C 55 — MPSNYLFRLSRAARQGLQKSISGQESGLQDSVEILVGQGRLLLGNSKSFYSIPFARSGDLNVFVRPGTLAATQANLHMVNQKKNLSAVGSISRAISIPSVSGPAFQVCGYHIDRMISEPTHGLLDANYHKAPMEIYGSRTSLPGCSSSKMASRHLNPVLAVNSPVTSYSNRSFNCRKASMSLRNKNQPNNFLLYGYFAYNVAKRKGNSNLYEGFGLTGFHTSSPACSPAGTAPDVSFGNSTCEMQLSSSADSSEQNIHIDRTLKLNSGSCYLPHPDKEETGGEDAHFICGDEQAIGVADGVGGWADLGVDAGQYARELMSNSVTAIQDEPKRSVDPARVLDKAYTCTKAKGSSTACIIALTDQGLHAINLGDSGFMVVRDGCTVFRSPVQQHDFNFTYQLESGNSGDLPSSGEVFKIPVAPGDVIIAGTDGLFDNLYNNDITAIVVHAARAGLGPQMTAQKIAALARQRAQDKNRQTPFSAAAQEAGFRYYGGKLDDITVVVSYISSDRNERSNGLQM, encoded by the exons ATGCCGAGTAATTATCTTTTCAGATTAAGCCGCGCAGCTAGGCAGGGACTCCAGAAATCTATTTCTGGGCAAGAAAGTGGGCTCCAGGACTCAGTAGAGATTTTGGTTGGCCAAGGGAGATTGTTGTTGGGCAATTCAAAGAGCTTCTATTCCATACCATTTGCAAGATCAGGTGACCTAAATGTGTTTGTTCGGCCTGGAACTTTAGCTGCCACACAGGCGAATTTGCATATGGTCAACCAGAAAAAGAATCTTTCTGCAGTTGGATCTATTTCTCGTGCAATTTCTATTCCATCTGTATCAGGGCCTGCATTTCAGGTCTGTGGCTATCACATTGATCGCATGATATCTGAGCCTACTCACGGTTTGTTGGACGCTAACTATCACAAAGCACCTATGGAGATCTATGGTTCAAGAACTTCTCTGCCTGGCTGTTCCTCTAGTAAAATGGCTTCAAGGCATCTCAATCCTGTTTTGGCTGTAAATAGTCCAGTTACTTCTTATAGCAATAGAAGCTTTAATTGTAGAAAAGCCAGCATGAGTTTGAGAAATAAAAATCAGCCCAACAACTTCTTACTTTACGGATACTTCGCATACAATGTGGCAAAGAGAAAGGGAAATTCTAATCTATATGAAGGTTTTGGATTGACGGGGTTCCACACTTCATCACCTGCTTGTTCCCCTGCGGGCACTGCTCCTGATGTGTCCTTTGGTAACTCTACATGCGAGATGCAGCTTTCAAGTTCAGCAGATTCTTCCGAACA GAATATCCACATTGACAGAACCCTGAAGCTAAACTCAGGATCATGTTACCTGCCTCATCCTGACAAAGAAGAAACAGGTGGAGAGGATGCTCATTTTATTTGTGGTGATGAACAAGCAATTGGTGTAGCTGATGGTGTTGGTGGTTGGGCGGATCTTGGGGTTGATGCTGGGCAGTATGCACGAGAGCTCATGTCTAACTCAGTAACTGCGATTCAAGATGAACCAAAACGTTCAGTGGACCCAGCCAGGGTCCTCGATAAAGCTTATACATGCACAAAAGCCAAAGGTTCCTCAACTGCCTGTATAATCGCCCTTACCGATCAG GGCCTGCATGCCATTAATTTAGGAGACAGTGGATTTATGGTGGTTAGAGATGGATGTACTGTTTTCAGATCTCCTGTGCAGCAGCATGATTTCAATTTCACATATCAACTAGAGAGTGGTAATTCTGGTGACTTACCAAGCTCTGGAGAG GTGTTCAAAATACCGGTGGCACCAGGAGATGTTATAATAGCTGGTACTGATGGGTTGTTCGACAATTTGTACAACAATGATATTACTGCAATTGTGGTTCATGCAGCAAGAGCTGGCTTAGGGCCACAGATGACAGCTCAAAAGATAGCTGCATTGGCTCGGCAAAGAGCACAGGATAAAAACAGGCAGACCCCTTTCTCTGCTGCAGCTCAAGAAGCTGGGTTCCGTTACTATGGCGGGAAGCTGGACGATATAACTGTGGTTGTGTCCTACATAAGCAGTGACAGAAAT GAAAGATCCAATGGCTTACAGATGTAG